A window of the Pseudomonas furukawaii genome harbors these coding sequences:
- a CDS encoding SDR family NAD(P)-dependent oxidoreductase → MKLLQEQVALITGAGGGIGRGVALSFAKAGAAVLVAELDEISGRAVEQELQALGARALFVKTDVTRKVDVEAAIQVAVERFGGLDILVNNAFAPTPNVLLEDKTDEMLARTLDSTLWAAWWSMKAALPHMRVRGGGKIINFYSIDTEVGAWLHGDYNAAKSGVVGLTRSAASEWGRFNIRVNAIAPTAMGATFHKLAAENPGFAERSAAMRPLGRCGEPEEDIGPVVVFLASEMSRFVTGETIHVDGGLHLPGYNSRPADVPVREY, encoded by the coding sequence ATGAAGCTGTTGCAAGAGCAAGTGGCGCTGATCACCGGTGCTGGCGGTGGAATCGGGCGAGGGGTGGCGCTGAGTTTTGCTAAGGCCGGTGCCGCAGTGCTGGTCGCCGAGCTCGACGAGATCAGCGGCAGGGCCGTGGAGCAGGAGTTGCAGGCACTGGGAGCCCGGGCCCTGTTCGTCAAGACCGACGTTACCCGCAAGGTGGATGTCGAGGCGGCCATCCAGGTGGCCGTCGAGCGGTTCGGCGGCCTGGACATCCTGGTCAACAATGCCTTCGCTCCCACACCCAACGTGCTGTTGGAGGATAAGACCGACGAGATGCTGGCCCGCACCCTGGACTCCACTCTGTGGGCCGCCTGGTGGTCGATGAAGGCCGCCCTGCCGCATATGCGCGTGCGTGGAGGTGGCAAAATCATCAACTTCTATTCCATCGACACCGAGGTCGGGGCCTGGTTGCATGGCGACTACAACGCGGCCAAGTCGGGCGTCGTCGGCCTGACCCGCAGTGCTGCCTCGGAGTGGGGGCGTTTCAACATTCGCGTGAACGCGATCGCGCCAACTGCCATGGGCGCGACCTTCCACAAGTTGGCTGCAGAGAACCCGGGCTTCGCCGAGCGCTCCGCGGCCATGCGACCGCTGGGGCGCTGCGGCGAGCCGGAGGAGGACATCGGGCCGGTGGTGGTGTTCCTGGCGTCGGAAATGTCGCGCTTCGTCACTGGCGAAACAATCCACGTCGATGGTGGGCTGCACCTGCCCGGCTATAACTCCCGTCCGGCGGACGTTCCGGTTCGCGAATATTGA
- a CDS encoding fumarylacetoacetate hydrolase family protein — protein sequence MKLARCSYFETGPFWAVVDPERDEVHAITGEFSSWAPAVAKGAGISALRLSGSALPLSKVRLLPPIEPVNRVVVAGANYAKHLAEDFGLSSPTQPVAFLKAYGALIGAHDAIRYPPLTEELDHEVELVAVIGSADIDLADPLACVLGYTVGNDVSARDLQRSGPAGIGMDLFAAKSQDRTTGLGPWIVTKDEFPAGSPKLRLVLKVNGEIRQDGSTAEMTWDVGQLIRFVQQRSSFACGDVLFTGSPAGVGMGTGLFLNPGDVVEATIEGIGTLRNVVSEKSRV from the coding sequence ATGAAACTGGCGCGTTGCTCCTATTTTGAGACCGGCCCTTTCTGGGCGGTGGTCGATCCTGAACGGGACGAAGTACACGCCATCACCGGCGAGTTTTCCTCTTGGGCACCCGCTGTGGCCAAAGGGGCTGGAATCAGTGCGCTGCGTCTTTCCGGGTCGGCACTACCGTTATCCAAGGTGCGCTTGCTGCCGCCGATCGAGCCGGTGAACCGGGTAGTGGTGGCGGGGGCCAACTACGCCAAGCACCTGGCCGAGGACTTCGGCCTTTCCAGCCCGACCCAGCCGGTAGCCTTCCTGAAGGCCTACGGCGCTCTGATCGGCGCCCATGATGCGATTCGCTATCCCCCTTTGACCGAGGAGCTCGATCATGAGGTCGAGCTGGTGGCGGTGATCGGCAGTGCTGACATCGACCTGGCGGACCCCTTGGCCTGCGTGCTGGGCTACACGGTCGGTAACGACGTCAGCGCGCGCGACCTGCAGCGTAGTGGGCCGGCCGGTATCGGTATGGACCTGTTTGCAGCCAAGAGTCAGGACCGCACCACCGGCCTGGGGCCCTGGATCGTCACCAAGGACGAGTTCCCAGCCGGCTCGCCCAAGCTGCGCCTGGTCCTCAAGGTGAATGGCGAGATCCGCCAGGATGGCTCGACCGCCGAAATGACCTGGGATGTCGGCCAGTTGATCCGTTTCGTCCAGCAACGCTCCAGCTTTGCCTGTGGCGACGTGTTGTTCACCGGTTCGCCGGCCGGCGTCGGAATGGGTACGGGATTGTTCCTCAATCCGGGAGATGTGGTCGAGGCGACCATCGAAGGCATAGGCACATTGCGCAACGTGGTGAGCGAGAAGTCCCGCGTCTAA
- a CDS encoding 3-hydroxyacyl-CoA dehydrogenase, which yields MSIDKEEKIVVVGAGLMGTGIAHGFASSGYPTVLVDTNPESLARARDNIGKILSDGVGLGKVTAESAQASLARLATSGDLSEAARGADWLVETVSEKLEVKKAVVAQAEPLLAPGAIIATNTSALSVTEIAASLAAPERVIGMHFFNPVHKMKLVELVRGLATSDEALVRTRALCDAMGKTSIVVNESPGLTTSRMSALLGNEAMYMLQEGTASAEDIDTALRLGFNHPMGPLELGDLTGWDTRLSVLRYLHQTLGEKFRPCPLIIKMVAAGRLGRKTGHGVYRYDEGKRVPGSGLKASAL from the coding sequence ATGAGCATTGATAAAGAAGAAAAAATCGTAGTGGTAGGTGCCGGCCTGATGGGGACCGGCATTGCGCATGGCTTCGCCAGTTCCGGCTATCCCACCGTGCTGGTGGACACCAATCCGGAGTCGCTGGCCCGTGCCAGGGACAATATCGGCAAGATCCTCAGCGACGGTGTGGGGCTCGGCAAGGTTACCGCCGAATCGGCGCAGGCCTCCCTGGCACGCCTGGCAACCAGTGGCGACCTGAGCGAGGCGGCACGGGGCGCCGACTGGCTGGTGGAAACGGTCTCCGAGAAGCTGGAAGTGAAGAAGGCGGTAGTCGCCCAGGCCGAGCCCCTGCTGGCGCCCGGCGCGATCATCGCCACCAACACTTCGGCGCTGAGCGTGACCGAGATCGCCGCTTCGCTGGCCGCTCCCGAGCGGGTCATCGGCATGCACTTCTTCAATCCGGTGCACAAGATGAAGCTGGTGGAGCTGGTGCGCGGCCTGGCGACCAGCGACGAGGCCCTGGTGCGCACACGCGCTCTGTGCGACGCCATGGGCAAGACTTCGATCGTGGTCAACGAATCCCCCGGCTTGACCACCAGCCGCATGTCCGCGCTGCTCGGCAACGAGGCCATGTACATGCTGCAAGAGGGCACGGCCAGTGCCGAGGACATCGACACAGCTCTGCGTCTGGGTTTCAACCACCCCATGGGCCCACTGGAGCTGGGTGACCTGACCGGCTGGGATACCCGCTTGTCGGTGCTGCGCTACCTGCACCAGACCCTGGGTGAGAAATTCCGTCCATGTCCGCTGATCATCAAGATGGTTGCCGCCGGCCGCCTGGGGCGCAAGACCGGACATGGGGTCTATCGCTATGACGAGGGCAAGCGGGTGCCGGGTTCCGGGCTCAAGGCGAGTGCACTATGA
- a CDS encoding DUF2889 domain-containing protein has protein sequence MTSMFRRRVEIVSTIQDATREVRASLEDDFHHFRVWLRHRDGIVSEIGGEAVRYPYSACPQAAEQLERLIGMPLSQIAHSVTRQTDAQHQCTHLLDLAGLAIANAARGASRRRYDIQVPDRIDERTNPVLLRDGAPLLSWDVHGSTIEGPPPYCGVNLREGMARWAFNNLSEEEAEAALLLRRCTQISLGRMNNLDAQVHASSTGRCYSQQPARATQALRIKGSTWDFSEAASALCMDDQNWLAGKEEARPS, from the coding sequence ATGACCAGCATGTTCCGGCGCCGGGTGGAAATAGTTTCGACGATACAGGATGCCACTAGAGAGGTACGCGCGAGCCTGGAGGACGACTTCCACCACTTCCGCGTCTGGCTGCGCCACCGCGACGGTATCGTGAGCGAGATCGGCGGCGAGGCCGTGCGCTATCCCTACTCCGCCTGCCCGCAGGCCGCCGAACAACTGGAGCGGCTGATCGGCATGCCGCTCAGCCAGATAGCCCACTCAGTGACCCGGCAGACAGATGCCCAGCACCAATGCACGCATCTGCTCGACCTGGCTGGCCTGGCCATCGCCAACGCCGCTCGAGGGGCGTCCCGGCGTCGGTACGACATTCAGGTTCCAGACCGCATCGACGAGCGCACCAACCCGGTCCTGCTACGCGACGGCGCCCCCCTGCTTAGCTGGGACGTGCATGGCTCGACCATTGAGGGACCACCGCCCTACTGCGGGGTCAATCTCCGTGAAGGAATGGCTCGCTGGGCGTTCAACAATCTGTCCGAGGAGGAAGCGGAAGCTGCACTGCTGCTACGCCGCTGCACACAGATCTCGCTGGGTCGCATGAACAACCTGGATGCTCAGGTGCATGCCTCCAGCACTGGCCGCTGCTACAGCCAGCAACCGGCACGGGCCACACAAGCGCTGCGGATCAAGGGTTCCACCTGGGACTTCAGCGAAGCGGCGTCAGCGCTGTGCATGGACGACCAGAACTGGCTAGCCGGGAAAGAGGAGGCCCGCCCCTCCTGA
- a CDS encoding amidohydrolase family protein, which yields MLIDLHAHAPHPDYYDQHPYWGPAFESQPDGDIKLRVGDWILTLGAPERKKALREAHARGETLNVAEYMAKWRDPNHRLAAMDAAGQTAQVLSVPSHCYMYWAEAEFAVPFARKVNDVLAGYCSAAPNRLMFWAHAPLNVPHEAAKEIRRACTELGAKGLVAGGSNFGGMEFDSPELYPVWEALCDLDLPIFVHGYNQSVTWGSRANTDRFETTAIVGMNYDETKCLWYLINGGVLDRFPNLKVYITHGGGFAPYQLGRLAQTNPNLDVYHNKKPFLDYLSNFYFDVELHEVPMRQALVDIIGADRILYGSNFGGSDAVRHDLTEGLRLSDEDLQKIRWKNACELLHIDPAKLGKVGV from the coding sequence ATGCTTATCGATCTCCACGCTCATGCGCCTCATCCTGACTACTACGACCAGCATCCCTATTGGGGGCCTGCTTTCGAGTCCCAGCCCGATGGCGATATCAAGTTGCGTGTGGGCGATTGGATCCTGACCCTGGGGGCACCGGAGCGTAAGAAGGCGCTGCGCGAGGCGCATGCCCGCGGCGAAACACTGAACGTTGCGGAGTACATGGCCAAGTGGCGCGACCCGAACCACCGCCTCGCCGCAATGGACGCGGCCGGCCAAACCGCCCAGGTTCTGTCGGTGCCGAGCCATTGCTACATGTACTGGGCCGAGGCCGAGTTCGCGGTGCCTTTCGCCCGCAAGGTCAACGACGTGCTGGCCGGTTACTGCTCGGCTGCACCCAATCGCCTGATGTTCTGGGCCCATGCGCCGTTGAACGTACCGCATGAGGCGGCCAAGGAAATCCGCCGCGCCTGTACCGAGCTGGGTGCCAAGGGGCTGGTGGCCGGCGGCTCCAACTTCGGTGGTATGGAATTCGATTCGCCTGAGCTGTATCCGGTCTGGGAGGCGTTGTGCGATCTCGATCTGCCGATATTCGTGCATGGCTACAACCAGTCCGTGACCTGGGGCAGCCGAGCCAACACCGACCGTTTCGAAACCACTGCCATCGTCGGAATGAACTACGACGAAACCAAGTGCCTCTGGTACCTGATCAATGGTGGCGTGTTGGATCGCTTCCCGAACCTGAAGGTCTACATCACCCACGGTGGGGGCTTCGCTCCCTACCAGTTGGGGCGTTTGGCGCAGACCAATCCGAATCTCGACGTCTATCACAACAAGAAGCCCTTCCTGGACTATCTGTCCAACTTCTACTTCGACGTGGAGCTGCATGAGGTACCCATGCGCCAGGCCCTGGTCGACATCATCGGTGCAGACCGGATTCTCTACGGTTCCAATTTCGGTGGCAGCGATGCCGTGCGCCATGACCTGACCGAAGGGCTGCGCCTGTCGGACGAGGATCTGCAGAAGATTCGTTGGAAGAATGCCTGCGAGCTGCTGCATATCGATCCGGCAAAATTGGGCAAGGTAGGCGTCTGA
- a CDS encoding ATP-dependent acyl-CoA ligase: MSGIGHPDTWSVGERDTAIAALDRAVARHPDRVLLDFSGNLYTYAEVDSLSTRMAHALATLGVQPGETVLTMLDNNIDAVVCWLAINKLRAVSVPINTALKGEFLRHQIADTRTHLVICEADYLPRILPLAEQLSEVSQILYRGELAEPTECRIPIAALDEFRGEDDTPFTSKPEPSDLACLIYTSGTTGPSKGCMISYNFMCNLARLQLRAGPADENDVTITPLPLFHMNALCVSIIASILVGARAAILPRFSVSNFWQEVERSGATIASILGGMGGLLAQAPDNDAMRRCYGQIHTARGNPYTEETKKIWRERFGTKLVGGNGYGLTEACVVTSLAAGEYAAPGSSGKRIPDFDVRIVDDNDQELPANTPGEIVVRPLRPDIMFQGYWNRPADTLKLMRNMWFHTGDIGKFDDDGFFYFVDRKKDYLRRRGENISSFEMEAAFAVHPDLAEVAVHAVPSDKGEDDVKVTAVLHQEARLTPEELFHWATDSVPYYALPRYIEFRRSLPKNPQGRVLKYQLRDEGKTADTWDLEDTDIKVAKK, from the coding sequence ATGAGTGGCATTGGTCATCCGGACACATGGTCCGTAGGCGAGAGAGACACCGCCATCGCAGCGCTCGATCGAGCGGTTGCACGGCATCCAGACAGGGTGCTGCTGGATTTCAGCGGAAATCTATACACATATGCAGAAGTTGACTCTCTGTCCACCCGCATGGCTCACGCCCTGGCCACCCTTGGCGTGCAACCGGGCGAGACTGTGCTGACCATGCTGGACAACAACATCGACGCGGTCGTCTGCTGGCTGGCCATCAACAAGCTCCGCGCGGTGAGCGTGCCGATCAACACCGCGCTCAAGGGCGAATTCCTGCGCCACCAGATCGCCGACACGAGGACCCACCTGGTCATCTGCGAAGCCGACTACCTGCCGCGCATCCTCCCACTCGCCGAGCAGCTCAGCGAGGTCAGCCAAATCCTCTACCGTGGTGAACTGGCCGAGCCCACCGAATGCAGGATTCCGATTGCCGCCCTGGACGAGTTCCGCGGCGAGGACGACACGCCTTTCACCAGCAAGCCCGAGCCTTCCGACCTTGCCTGCCTGATCTACACCTCCGGCACCACCGGCCCTTCGAAAGGATGCATGATCAGCTACAACTTCATGTGCAATCTGGCCCGCCTGCAGTTACGTGCCGGCCCGGCCGACGAGAACGACGTGACCATCACGCCGCTGCCGCTGTTCCATATGAACGCCCTGTGCGTCAGCATCATCGCCAGTATCCTGGTCGGCGCGCGGGCTGCCATCCTGCCGCGCTTCTCGGTCTCCAATTTCTGGCAGGAAGTCGAACGCTCCGGAGCGACCATCGCCTCCATCCTAGGTGGCATGGGTGGCCTGCTCGCCCAGGCGCCGGACAATGATGCGATGAGGCGCTGTTACGGCCAGATCCACACGGCGCGTGGCAACCCCTACACCGAGGAAACCAAGAAGATCTGGCGAGAGCGCTTCGGTACCAAGTTGGTCGGAGGCAATGGCTATGGCCTCACCGAAGCTTGCGTGGTCACCTCCCTGGCGGCCGGCGAATACGCGGCGCCCGGCTCATCCGGCAAGCGAATCCCGGACTTCGACGTGCGCATCGTCGACGACAACGATCAGGAACTGCCGGCCAACACCCCCGGCGAGATCGTGGTTCGTCCGCTGCGCCCGGACATCATGTTCCAGGGCTACTGGAACCGCCCGGCGGACACCCTGAAGCTGATGCGCAACATGTGGTTCCACACCGGTGACATCGGCAAGTTCGACGACGACGGTTTCTTCTATTTCGTCGACCGCAAAAAGGACTACCTGCGGCGCCGTGGCGAGAACATCTCCAGCTTCGAAATGGAAGCAGCCTTCGCCGTACACCCGGACCTCGCCGAGGTTGCGGTGCATGCCGTTCCATCCGACAAGGGTGAGGATGACGTCAAGGTGACTGCCGTGCTGCACCAGGAGGCCCGATTGACACCGGAAGAGCTGTTCCACTGGGCGACCGATTCGGTGCCCTACTACGCCCTGCCGCGATATATCGAGTTCCGCCGCAGCCTGCCGAAGAATCCCCAGGGCCGCGTGCTGAAGTACCAGTTGCGCGACGAGGGCAAGACGGCCGATACCTGGGATCTGGAAGACACAGACATCAAGGTCGCAAAAAAATGA
- a CDS encoding TetR/AcrR family transcriptional regulator has protein sequence MSRNATKSSKIEPVAPARRKTAPAEKPSTAVKQAVQKNGRASSVAGVNVKPNRRSEETIGNILAATEEVVLRSGADRISILDVCQVAGVSRGTFYRYFSSQEDLLDTFSRHKRDSFHSSLSQALEDIADPDARLNALIAYLDTYLEQSRARRLLVVAPEYALGFFRRIFHDSIVRFQDLLGIVFDEWDARLGVKLDRELVCEMVIRYVLSEILVPEGSGRRLLPVRVRKLVAALTIGSTSRSRR, from the coding sequence ATGTCAAGGAACGCTACGAAGTCCAGCAAAATAGAGCCTGTCGCTCCTGCCAGGAGGAAAACCGCCCCTGCAGAGAAGCCTTCCACTGCGGTTAAACAGGCTGTTCAGAAAAATGGTCGCGCGTCATCGGTGGCCGGAGTCAACGTAAAGCCCAACCGGCGCTCCGAGGAGACCATTGGCAATATCCTCGCCGCCACCGAAGAGGTGGTGCTGCGCTCCGGGGCGGACAGGATCTCGATCCTGGATGTCTGCCAGGTGGCGGGGGTGTCGCGGGGCACCTTCTATCGCTACTTCTCATCCCAGGAAGACCTTCTGGACACCTTCTCCCGGCACAAGCGGGACAGCTTCCATAGCTCCCTGTCCCAGGCCCTGGAGGATATAGCCGATCCTGACGCACGCCTGAATGCGCTGATCGCCTACCTCGATACCTATCTCGAACAGAGTCGCGCACGGCGTCTGCTGGTGGTGGCGCCTGAGTATGCGTTGGGTTTCTTCCGGCGCATTTTCCATGATTCCATCGTGCGTTTTCAGGATCTGCTGGGCATAGTCTTCGATGAGTGGGATGCCCGTCTCGGGGTCAAGCTCGATCGTGAGCTGGTTTGCGAAATGGTCATCCGCTACGTGTTGAGCGAGATTCTCGTGCCGGAGGGCAGTGGCCGCCGTCTTCTCCCAGTCCGTGTGAGAAAGCTCGTTGCTGCTCTGACCATCGGCTCCACCTCCCGCTCCCGCCGCTGA
- a CDS encoding cytochrome P450, translating into MSAPSQSNLEQVFANVASNYRGADIDLHAVYREMREKSPVLPENFMARLGVPSIAGLDPDRPAFTLFKYNDVMAVMRDATNFTSGFIAEGLGSFFDGLILTAMDGEAHKNIRSLLQPVFMPETVNRWKETKIDRVIREEYLQPMVASKGADIMEFALYFPIRVIYSLIGFPEDRPEEIEQYAAWALAILAGPQVDPEKAAAARGAAMEAAQALYDVVKVVVAQRRSEGATGDDLISRLIRAEYEGRSLDDHEITTFVRSLLPAASETTTRTFGTLMTLLLERPELLARIREDRSLVPKAIDEAVRYEPVATFKVRQAAKDVEIRGVAIPQGAMVSCIVTSANRDEDAFENADTFDIDRRAKPSFGFGFGPHMCIGQFVAKTEINCALNAILDLMPNIRLDPDKPAPEIIGAQLRGPHHVHVIWD; encoded by the coding sequence ATGTCCGCCCCGTCCCAAAGCAATCTGGAACAGGTCTTCGCCAATGTCGCGAGCAATTACCGTGGCGCCGACATCGATCTGCACGCGGTGTATCGCGAAATGCGCGAGAAATCTCCCGTTCTCCCGGAGAACTTCATGGCGCGCCTGGGCGTACCGTCGATTGCCGGGCTGGATCCTGACCGCCCCGCTTTCACCCTGTTCAAGTACAACGACGTCATGGCGGTGATGCGTGATGCGACCAACTTCACCAGTGGTTTCATCGCCGAGGGGCTGGGTTCGTTCTTCGATGGCCTGATCCTCACGGCGATGGACGGTGAGGCGCACAAGAACATCCGCAGTCTGCTGCAGCCGGTGTTCATGCCCGAGACGGTCAATCGCTGGAAGGAAACCAAGATTGACCGGGTAATCCGTGAGGAATACCTGCAGCCCATGGTGGCCAGCAAGGGGGCGGACATCATGGAGTTCGCCCTGTACTTCCCCATCCGCGTGATCTACTCGCTAATCGGCTTCCCCGAGGACCGCCCCGAGGAAATCGAACAGTACGCCGCCTGGGCCCTGGCCATTCTGGCTGGACCGCAGGTCGACCCCGAGAAAGCCGCGGCCGCGCGCGGTGCGGCGATGGAGGCCGCGCAGGCACTCTACGACGTGGTCAAGGTGGTGGTGGCGCAGCGCCGCTCCGAGGGCGCCACAGGCGACGACCTGATCAGCCGGCTGATCCGCGCCGAGTACGAAGGCCGTTCGCTGGACGATCACGAGATCACCACCTTCGTCCGCTCGCTGCTGCCCGCGGCCAGCGAAACGACCACGCGTACATTTGGCACGCTGATGACATTGCTGCTGGAAAGGCCGGAGCTGTTGGCGCGCATTCGCGAGGACCGCAGCCTGGTACCCAAGGCCATCGACGAAGCCGTGCGCTACGAGCCGGTGGCCACCTTCAAGGTGCGCCAGGCGGCCAAGGACGTGGAGATCCGTGGTGTGGCCATTCCCCAGGGAGCCATGGTCTCGTGCATCGTCACCTCGGCCAACCGCGACGAGGACGCGTTCGAGAATGCCGATACGTTCGACATCGACCGCCGCGCTAAACCGTCATTCGGCTTCGGCTTCGGCCCGCATATGTGTATCGGCCAGTTCGTCGCCAAGACGGAGATCAACTGTGCGCTCAACGCCATCCTCGACCTGATGCCGAACATCCGCCTCGATCCGGACAAGCCGGCTCCGGAGATCATCGGGGCACAGTTGCGCGGTCCTCATCACGTGCACGTGATCTGG
- a CDS encoding aromatic-ring-hydroxylating dioxygenase subunit beta: MAQVQERGADQIQPGSPVGIKRVPVGTEIYNQVVTFLYEEATLLDQIRLQEWAARLATDLVYTVPLRHTRLQSELSTTIVRSVQHYHDDYRSIMGRILRLSGKSAWAEDPPSRTRRLVTNVFVEETEKGDEFVVTSYLLLTRNRFKDHHVDIISGERRDVLRLTEEGFKLARREVILDQAVLGTPNLAVFL, from the coding sequence ATGGCCCAAGTACAAGAACGTGGCGCCGACCAGATTCAGCCTGGATCGCCGGTTGGCATCAAGCGTGTCCCGGTCGGTACCGAGATCTATAACCAGGTAGTGACCTTCCTTTACGAGGAGGCGACGTTGCTGGACCAGATTCGCCTGCAGGAATGGGCCGCGCGCCTGGCCACCGACCTGGTCTACACCGTGCCTCTGCGGCATACCCGTCTGCAGTCCGAGCTGTCCACCACTATCGTGCGCAGCGTACAGCACTACCACGACGACTACCGCTCGATCATGGGACGGATCCTGCGCCTGTCCGGCAAGAGCGCCTGGGCGGAAGACCCACCCTCCCGTACCCGTCGCCTGGTAACCAACGTGTTCGTTGAAGAGACGGAGAAGGGCGACGAGTTCGTGGTGACCAGCTATCTGCTGCTGACCCGTAACCGCTTCAAGGACCACCATGTCGACATCATCAGTGGTGAGCGCCGGGATGTGCTACGCCTGACCGAAGAAGGCTTCAAGCTGGCGCGCCGTGAGGTCATCCTCGATCAGGCTGTGCTGGGGACGCCTAACCTCGCCGTGTTCCTCTGA
- a CDS encoding thiolase family protein, whose protein sequence is MKDIVIVDAVRTPIGRFRGSLAGVRADHLGALVIGKLLERVDLSPAQVDDVIFGCVTQIGEQSANIARTALLSAGWPVTIPGLTIDRKCGSGEVAVHLAAGAIATGSADIVVAGGAENMSRVPMGSNREIHGEAFGWMAAERHELTSQGEAAERIADKWSLSRDELDDYAFASHSRAAAAADAGRFANEIVEVPVEALREHSLSEPAAPLRADETIRRDTSREKLSTLKTSFRPEGGRITAGNSSQISDGAAALLLMSAETAQRLGLRPRARIRAFTTVGADPTLMLTGPIAATYKVLEKTGLRIDDIDLFEVNEAFASVPLVWMRETGVSHERLNVNGGAIALGHPLGASGARLMTTLLNELERRGARYGLQAICCAGGMGTATVIERLD, encoded by the coding sequence ATGAAAGACATCGTGATCGTTGATGCGGTGCGTACGCCGATCGGCCGCTTCCGTGGCAGCCTGGCCGGTGTGCGTGCCGACCATCTGGGTGCGCTGGTGATCGGCAAGTTGCTGGAGCGCGTCGATCTGTCGCCCGCGCAAGTCGATGACGTGATCTTCGGCTGTGTCACCCAGATCGGCGAGCAGTCGGCCAACATCGCCCGCACCGCACTGCTCAGCGCCGGCTGGCCGGTGACCATTCCCGGCCTGACCATCGACCGCAAATGCGGCTCTGGCGAGGTGGCAGTGCATCTTGCCGCCGGCGCCATCGCCACCGGCTCCGCCGACATCGTGGTCGCCGGCGGGGCGGAGAACATGAGCCGAGTGCCCATGGGTAGCAACCGTGAGATCCATGGCGAGGCCTTCGGCTGGATGGCGGCCGAGCGCCACGAGCTGACCAGCCAGGGCGAGGCCGCCGAACGCATAGCCGACAAGTGGTCGCTCAGTCGTGATGAGCTGGATGACTATGCCTTCGCCAGTCACAGCCGTGCGGCGGCCGCGGCGGATGCCGGGCGTTTCGCTAACGAGATCGTCGAGGTGCCGGTCGAAGCCCTGCGCGAGCACAGCCTGAGTGAACCCGCAGCGCCGTTGCGTGCCGACGAGACCATTCGCCGCGACACCTCGCGGGAGAAACTGTCGACCCTGAAAACCAGTTTCCGCCCGGAGGGTGGGCGCATCACTGCCGGAAACTCCTCGCAGATTTCCGACGGCGCGGCGGCGTTGCTGCTGATGTCGGCGGAAACGGCGCAACGTCTGGGGCTCAGGCCGCGTGCACGGATTCGCGCCTTTACCACCGTGGGCGCCGACCCTACGCTGATGCTCACCGGACCGATCGCCGCCACCTATAAGGTGCTGGAGAAGACCGGCCTGCGCATCGACGACATCGATCTGTTCGAAGTCAACGAGGCCTTCGCCTCGGTGCCGCTGGTCTGGATGCGCGAAACCGGTGTGTCGCACGAGCGGCTCAACGTCAATGGCGGTGCCATCGCCCTGGGCCATCCGCTCGGTGCCAGTGGTGCGCGGCTGATGACCACGCTGCTCAACGAACTGGAGCGGCGTGGCGCCCGCTATGGCTTGCAAGCAATCTGTTGCGCCGGCGGCATGGGCACCGCGACCGTCATCGAGCGCCTCGATTGA
- a CDS encoding carboxymuconolactone decarboxylase family protein produces MPRIPMVPLDEMPAALRDAIAQGRASRMLSSSRPVQVWAHRPALAQAWLELMSGFYRDSLLDERLRELLRLKIASITTCQACQLARKSDAVSEEDIACLATDSERFTPAERAALRFAELFAGDYMAIDDGHYARMEEFFSSAQVTEINMFCALMLAGGRMTYVQQAY; encoded by the coding sequence ATGCCTCGGATCCCCATGGTACCGCTGGACGAGATGCCGGCCGCATTGCGCGATGCCATCGCCCAGGGGCGGGCAAGCCGCATGCTCAGCTCCAGCAGGCCGGTTCAGGTCTGGGCACACCGCCCGGCCCTGGCGCAGGCCTGGCTGGAGTTGATGAGCGGCTTCTACCGGGACAGCCTGCTGGACGAGCGGCTGCGCGAACTGCTGCGACTGAAGATCGCCAGCATCACCACCTGCCAGGCCTGCCAGCTGGCGCGCAAATCCGACGCGGTCAGCGAAGAGGACATCGCCTGCCTGGCGACGGACAGTGAGCGCTTCACGCCCGCCGAGCGGGCGGCCCTGCGTTTTGCCGAACTGTTCGCCGGCGACTACATGGCCATCGACGATGGGCACTATGCGCGGATGGAGGAGTTCTTCAGCTCGGCGCAGGTGACGGAGATCAACATGTTCTGCGCCCTGATGCTGGCTGGTGGCCGTATGACTTATGTCCAGCAGGCCTATTGA